AAGAACGGGATCTCCTCCCGGACGTGCAACCGGGCCTCGGTGGCCCGCAGTTCGCGCATCAGATCGACGATGCGGTGCAGTTCCGGCGCCTCGAACGCGAGGATCCACTCGTAGTCGCCGAGTGCGAACGCCGCGACCGTATTCGCGCGCACATCCGGAAATTCCCGGGCCTGCTTACCGTGGTCGGCGAGCATCTTGCGGCGCTCGGCGTCCGGCAGCAGATACCACTCGTACGACCGCACGAACGGGTACACGCAGATGTAGTTGCCCGGCTCCTCACCGGCCAGGAACGCCGGGATGTGACTCTTGTTGAACTCGGCGGGCCGATGCAGCGCGGCGTTGCTCCACACCGGATTGCTGGCCTGCCCGAGTTCGGTGGTCCGGCGGAAATCGGCGTACGCGCCCTGCAACTCCTCGATCCGCTCGGCATGCCACCAGATCATGAAATCGGCGTCCGCGCGCATCCCGGCCACGTCGTAGAGGCCGCGCACCACCACCCCGCGTTCGGCCAGGCCGTCGAAGAACGCCCGGGTCTCCTTGATCGCCGCCTCCCGATCGTCCCCCAGCACTCCCGGCTCCACCTGGAACACCGAGAACATCAGGTACCGAATGGTCGAATTGAGGGCCTGATAATCGAGTCGCGCCATGCCCCCATCGTGCCACCCCCGCCCTGCTCCGCCGCCCCCGGCGGTCGGCGGCGTCAACCGCCCAGGTGGGTGCGGATGCGTTCGGCGGCAGCGGTGCCGGTGGCGGCGCAGGCCGGGACGCCGACGCCGTGCAGATAGGCGCCGGCGACGGCGAGGCCGGGCAGGGCCGCGATCCCGGATTCGATCGCGGCGACCCGCTCGAGGTGGCCGGGGGCGTATTGCGGCAGTCCCTCGCGCCAGCGCTGCACGATCGCGTCGACCGGGCGGATCGGGACGCCGGTGACCAGCTCGAGATCGGCGGTGGCGACCGCGATCAGCGTCGAATCCGGCCAGAGCAGCGGAGTTTCGTCACCGAAGCGGCCGAAGGAGGCGCGGACCAGCGCCACCTCGCGCTCGGCCAGATGCGGCCATTTCCGGCTGGACAGCGTGAAAGCCTTGGCGCGCAACGCTTCTCCGGTGGCGATCAGGATCCCGGAATTGTCGGGCAGGGCGGTGTCGACGGACAGCGCCAGCGCGACCACCGCGGACGACGACAGCTCGATATCCGTGGCCGCGCGGGCCGCCTCGGGGGCGACGGCCGACAGCAGCGCCGCCGTCACCGGGGCCGGGGACGCGAGCACCACGGCGTCGAAATCGCCGAGCGGATCCAGCCGCCAGCCGCCCTCGATCCGCGTGAGAGCCGTTGCCGCCGTACCGGTTTCCAGTTTCGGGGCGGCCGCGGCGGCCAGTGCGTCCAGCAGTACCCGGTATCCGTCGCGGATGCCGCCGAACACCGGGGCCGTCGACGGCGGCGGCAGCGCCCGGGCGACCGCGCGGGACAGGCTGCCCACCCCCGCGTCCAGCGCCATCGCCAGGGTGGGCAGTGCCGCCCGCACGCCGATGGTCCCGGCCAGCCCCGCGTACACGCCGCCGAGCAGCGGATCGACGCTGCGCCGGACCACCTGCTCCCCGTACCGGTCGCCGACCAACTCGGCCACCGCCATATCCGTACCCGGCTCCCAGCGCAGCGGCCGATTCGGTTCGTCGGCGATCCGCGCCACGGTCTGCGCGTCGACCAGACCGGCGACGGCGTCGGCGTCCGCCGGGATACCCATCAGGGTGCGTTCCGGCATCGGGTGCGCCGAGCCACCGGCCCAGACCAGCGGCCGCTTGCCGGCCGGATGCACCAGTTGATCCGCGAGCCCCAATTCGCCGAGCAGTGCCGGGATCTCCGGCCGACGGCCGACGAACGCCTCCGCCCCGAGATCCATCGGACCGCCCGCGAGCTCACCGGTGAACAGTGTCCCGCCGATGCGCTCGCGCGGATCCACCAGCACCAGTTCGAGATCCGGCCCGAGCGCGGTCCGTAGCCGATACCCGGCCACCAGCCCGCTGATTCCGCCGCCGACCACCGCAACCCGCACCACGGGAACACCTCCGTCCGACCGGACCACCTCCGGCGAACCTACCCTCCACCGGGACGCATCCTGCTCCCGCCCTCCCCTCACTGCCCGCCGCACGACCGACGGCGCAACGGGTCGCCGCTGGAGTGGCACGGCAGTCGACCGGGCGGAACCAGGCACGGCCGTCGACCGGACGGCACCCGGCCCGGACTGTCCAACGGGCGACACCGGGCATGAACGACGGCACACCCGGCGCGGGCGCCGATCTCACAACGGGGCGGGCAGGCTGTGGACCAGTTCGACGGTGGCGGTGAGCACGCCGGGGTCGGTGTCGGGCAGGACGCCGTGGCCGAGGTTGAAGATGTGGCCGGTGGCGCCGAGGGTGATCGCCTCGTCCGCCTCGTGCGCGATCCGGCGGACCTCGTGCCGGATCACGTCGGTGCCGGCGAACAGGACGGCGGGATCCAGGTTGCCCTGCAAGGCCTTTCCGGGGCCGACGCGGCGCACCGCGGCGGTCAGCGGCACCCGCCAGTCGACGCCGACGACATCCGCGCCCGCCTCGGCCATCGCACCCAGCAGTTCGCCGGTGCCGACGCCGAAGTGGATGCGCGGCACGCCGGCGTCGGCGATCTCCGCGAAGACCCGCTCCGAATACGGCAGCACGAATTCCCGGTACTGCGCCAGCGACAGCGCGCCTGCCCAGGAGTCGAACAGCTGCACCGCGTCCACGCCGGCCGACAGCTGGGCCCGCAGGAATTCCACCGTGATGTCGGTGAGCACGCCGAGCAGTTCGTGCCAGGCCTCCGGCTCGCCGAGCATCATGGCCTTGGTGCGCTCGTGGTTGCGGCTCGGCCCGCCCTCCACCAGATACGAGGCGAGGGTGAACGGCGCGCCCGCGAAACCGATCAGCGGCGTCTCACCGAGGGCGTCCAGCAGCAGCCGCACACCGTCGACGATCGCGCCGACCTCCTCGCGCCGCAGCCGCGGCAGCGCCCGCACATCGGCGAGGTCGCGCACCGGATTCGCCACCACCGGGCCGACGCCCGCGACGATGTCGAGGTCGATACCCGCGGCCTTCAGCGGAACCACGATGTCGGAGAACAGGATCGCCGCGTCGACCCGATGCCGGCGGACCGGCTGCAGGGTGATCTCGCAGACGAGTTCCGGGTCGAAGCAGGACGCCAGCATTCCCACCCCGGCCCGCACCTCCCGATATTCGGGTAGCGACCGCCCGGCCTGCCGCATGAACCAGACGGGACGCCGGCTCGGCACACCACCGGTGGCGGCGACGAGGAACGGCGTTTCGGACAACCGGCGGCGAGTTGGAGTGCTCACGGAGGTTCATTCTGCCGGTGGCGTTCCCGCACCGAAATCGCGGGCCTCGGCTTGCTTCCCGGCACAATGAAAAATTTGATTTCCAGCGCGCCTACCCTCGGCGGCGAGGGTTCGGGATTACGGTTCACATTCGTGACACCGCTCGACTTCCGCGACGGCGCCGCACCGACCCCGGGCCCTGTCGGCGAACCCGCCCAGTTTCGCGCCGCGGTCGAGGCGATGGGCACCGCATCAGTGCATCCCCGGATCGAGCTCGCCCCGATCCGGCCACCGCAACGACTGGCTCCGTATTCGTATGCCATCGGAGCCGAGGTCAAACATCCCGACACCGCCGTGGTACCGGTCGACTCGGAGGGGGACGCCTTCGGGCGGCTGATCCTGCTCCACGATCCGGACGGCCAGGAGGCGTGGCACGGCGTGTTCCGGCTGGTCGCCTATATCCAGGCCGATATCGACGCCGCGCTGGCCGGTGATCCGCTGCTACCGGAGGTGGCCTGGAGCTGGCTGGTGGACGCCCTGGAATCGCGGGGGGAACCGTTCACCGCGTTGGGCGGTACGGTCACGTCGACCAGTTCGGTCCGCTACGGTGACATCGCCGGACCACCGCATGCGTACCAGCTGGAACTGCGCGCATCGTGGACGGTCGGCACGACGCGGCTCGGACCTCATGTCGAAGCATTCTGCGAAGTTCTGGCCTCGACCGCGGGTTTACCGCCGGCCGGAATCACGGATTTGCGGCCGCGTCCCCGGATTGCCGACGACCAGTTCTGACCGACCCGTAAAGTTCTGGGCTATGCCGGTAGCCGACGAATCCGAACAATCGGCAGCGATTCCGCTGCTCGTGCCTGCCGACGGCGTGCCCCCGGTACTCGCCACCGCCGACGATATCGCCGACGCCGCGACACGCCTGGCCGCGGGTACCGGGCCGCTGGCCGTCGACGCCGAGCGCGCCTCCGGCTTCCGATACTCCAACCGCGCCTATCTGATCCAGTTGCGCCGCAACGGTTCCGGCACCATGCTGATCGACCCGATTCCGCTCGGCCCGGATCCGGCCGCCGCGCTCGCCCCGCTGGCGGCGGCGATCAACGGCCTGGAATGGGTGCTGCATTCCGCCGACCAGGATCTGCCTGGTCTGGCCGAACTGGGGCTACGACCGCAGCGGCTGTTCGACACCGAACTCGGCGGCCGGTTGGCCGGTTTCGAGCGGGTCGGGCTGGCCGCGATGGTGGAGCGACTATTGGGCCGCGAGTTACGCAAGGGCCACGGCGCCGCCGACTGGTCCACCCGCCCGCTCCCCGACGACTGGCTGAACTACGCGGCCCTCGACGTGGAACTGCTGCTGGAACTGCGCGACGAGGTCGCCGTGACCCTCGACGAACAAGACAAGACCGAATGGGCCGCACAGGAATTCGAGCACGTCCGCACGCTCGATCCGGCCCCGCCGAAGGCCGACCGGTGGCGGCGCACCTCCGGCATCCACACCCTCCGCCGCGCCCGGCAGCTGGCCACGGTCCGCGAATTGTGGCTCGCCCGCGACCGGCTGGCCCGCGAGCGCGATATCGCCCCGGCCCGCATCCTGCCCGATTCCGCGATCGTCGCGGCCGCGGTCGCCGATCCCAAATCGATCGGGCAGTTGCGGGCCCTGCCGGTGTTCGGCGGGCCGCGGCAGCGCCGCTACTCGCGCGAATGGCTGGGTGCGGTGGAACGCGCACGCGCGCTGCCGGATTCGGACCTGCCACCGATGGCCCAGCCGTACGACGGCCCGCCGCCGGTGAACCGCTGGGAGCGCCGCGATCCGGTCGCGTCGGCCCGGCTCACCGCCGCCCGCGCCGCGATGGCGGCCCTCTCGCAGAACTACGCGGTGCCGGTGGAGAACCTGCTCACCCCCGATCTGCTGCGCCGGCTGTGCTGGGACGGGCTGCCGGAATTCCGGTCCGGCGCCACCTCCCGCGACCCCGAGGGCGCGGTGGACGGCTTCCTGAAGAACGGCGGCGCCCGCCCCTGGCAGCGCGACCTCACGGTGCCGCCGCTCGCGGCCGCACTGTTCCCGGCCGAGCCGGCCTGAGTCGCGCCGGATCAGTCCTCGAACATCGGTGGCCGCCGATCGCGCCGCGCCCGGATGGCCTCGTCGAAATTCTCGGTGGTCAGCCGCACGTAGAGCTGCGCGGTGCCTTCGTGTTCCATATGGGCCTCGAAGCTGTTCGCCTCCAGCCCGCTCCACAACATCCGTTTGGTGAGTTCG
This DNA window, taken from Nocardia sp. BMG111209, encodes the following:
- a CDS encoding DUF3000 domain-containing protein — translated: MGTASVHPRIELAPIRPPQRLAPYSYAIGAEVKHPDTAVVPVDSEGDAFGRLILLHDPDGQEAWHGVFRLVAYIQADIDAALAGDPLLPEVAWSWLVDALESRGEPFTALGGTVTSTSSVRYGDIAGPPHAYQLELRASWTVGTTRLGPHVEAFCEVLASTAGLPPAGITDLRPRPRIADDQF
- the hemE gene encoding uroporphyrinogen decarboxylase; the protein is MSTPTRRRLSETPFLVAATGGVPSRRPVWFMRQAGRSLPEYREVRAGVGMLASCFDPELVCEITLQPVRRHRVDAAILFSDIVVPLKAAGIDLDIVAGVGPVVANPVRDLADVRALPRLRREEVGAIVDGVRLLLDALGETPLIGFAGAPFTLASYLVEGGPSRNHERTKAMMLGEPEAWHELLGVLTDITVEFLRAQLSAGVDAVQLFDSWAGALSLAQYREFVLPYSERVFAEIADAGVPRIHFGVGTGELLGAMAEAGADVVGVDWRVPLTAAVRRVGPGKALQGNLDPAVLFAGTDVIRHEVRRIAHEADEAITLGATGHIFNLGHGVLPDTDPGVLTATVELVHSLPAPL
- a CDS encoding HRDC domain-containing protein, producing MPVADESEQSAAIPLLVPADGVPPVLATADDIADAATRLAAGTGPLAVDAERASGFRYSNRAYLIQLRRNGSGTMLIDPIPLGPDPAAALAPLAAAINGLEWVLHSADQDLPGLAELGLRPQRLFDTELGGRLAGFERVGLAAMVERLLGRELRKGHGAADWSTRPLPDDWLNYAALDVELLLELRDEVAVTLDEQDKTEWAAQEFEHVRTLDPAPPKADRWRRTSGIHTLRRARQLATVRELWLARDRLARERDIAPARILPDSAIVAAAVADPKSIGQLRALPVFGGPRQRRYSREWLGAVERARALPDSDLPPMAQPYDGPPPVNRWERRDPVASARLTAARAAMAALSQNYAVPVENLLTPDLLRRLCWDGLPEFRSGATSRDPEGAVDGFLKNGGARPWQRDLTVPPLAAALFPAEPA
- a CDS encoding protoporphyrinogen oxidase; its protein translation is MVRVAVVGGGISGLVAGYRLRTALGPDLELVLVDPRERIGGTLFTGELAGGPMDLGAEAFVGRRPEIPALLGELGLADQLVHPAGKRPLVWAGGSAHPMPERTLMGIPADADAVAGLVDAQTVARIADEPNRPLRWEPGTDMAVAELVGDRYGEQVVRRSVDPLLGGVYAGLAGTIGVRAALPTLAMALDAGVGSLSRAVARALPPPSTAPVFGGIRDGYRVLLDALAAAAAPKLETGTAATALTRIEGGWRLDPLGDFDAVVLASPAPVTAALLSAVAPEAARAATDIELSSSAVVALALSVDTALPDNSGILIATGEALRAKAFTLSSRKWPHLAEREVALVRASFGRFGDETPLLWPDSTLIAVATADLELVTGVPIRPVDAIVQRWREGLPQYAPGHLERVAAIESGIAALPGLAVAGAYLHGVGVPACAATGTAAAERIRTHLGG
- the hemQ gene encoding hydrogen peroxide-dependent heme synthase, with the translated sequence MARLDYQALNSTIRYLMFSVFQVEPGVLGDDREAAIKETRAFFDGLAERGVVVRGLYDVAGMRADADFMIWWHAERIEELQGAYADFRRTTELGQASNPVWSNAALHRPAEFNKSHIPAFLAGEEPGNYICVYPFVRSYEWYLLPDAERRKMLADHGKQAREFPDVRANTVAAFALGDYEWILAFEAPELHRIVDLMRELRATEARLHVREEIPFFTGPRVEVEQLVAALP